A part of Pseudomonadota bacterium genomic DNA contains:
- the argE gene encoding acetylornithine deacetylase, with amino-acid sequence MTIGNSMELLKQLVAFDTISSKSNLDCIDFIRTYLAGFGIESGLHFDETRQKANLLATLGVAAGPGILLAGHTDVVPVEGQEWKTDPFLLTERNGRFYGRGAADMKGFLATVLALVPDLQKIARNIPIHLAFTYDEEVGCLGIQRLIPEIEKLPMRPRACIIGEPTEMKVVIAHKGKMILRGTVRGLECHSALEEGVNAIEIAAEIIARLRAIGSRLRSAGPFDAGFTPPYTTVATGTIQGGTAVNILPKYCAFAFEFRCLPEQDARELLDEISTYIERDLLPGMHARSIETGVLLEVISDIPCLKAPEDADLVALAKNASGENATTKISFCTEGGVLQKAGVPTIICGPGSIEQAHKPNEYVTVDQLHRAEAFLRRFVGLLQP; translated from the coding sequence ATGACTATCGGGAACAGCATGGAACTGCTCAAACAACTGGTCGCTTTCGACACGATCAGCAGCAAATCAAATCTTGATTGTATCGATTTCATCCGAACCTATCTGGCCGGCTTTGGAATCGAGAGCGGCCTACATTTCGACGAGACTCGCCAAAAGGCAAATCTTCTTGCGACGCTTGGAGTTGCCGCCGGTCCTGGCATCCTGCTGGCCGGGCATACGGATGTCGTGCCGGTCGAGGGGCAGGAATGGAAGACGGATCCCTTCCTCCTTACCGAACGGAACGGTAGATTCTACGGTCGCGGCGCGGCCGATATGAAGGGATTCCTGGCAACTGTCTTGGCGCTGGTGCCGGACCTACAGAAGATCGCCCGGAATATCCCGATTCACCTGGCCTTTACCTACGATGAGGAAGTCGGCTGCCTTGGAATTCAGCGGTTAATACCCGAGATCGAAAAGCTGCCGATGCGGCCTCGGGCTTGCATCATCGGCGAACCCACGGAAATGAAAGTGGTCATCGCGCACAAGGGAAAGATGATCCTGCGCGGTACTGTCCGAGGGCTTGAGTGCCATTCCGCCCTTGAGGAAGGCGTAAATGCTATCGAAATCGCCGCCGAAATCATTGCGCGCCTTCGCGCCATCGGCAGCCGGCTTCGCAGCGCAGGTCCTTTCGACGCCGGCTTTACCCCCCCCTATACGACCGTAGCGACCGGCACAATCCAGGGCGGAACCGCCGTTAACATACTTCCAAAATATTGCGCGTTCGCATTCGAGTTCCGTTGTCTGCCGGAGCAAGACGCGCGCGAACTGCTCGACGAGATAAGCACCTATATCGAGCGGGATCTTCTGCCAGGAATGCATGCCCGGTCCATAGAAACGGGCGTTCTTCTGGAAGTGATCTCCGACATCCCATGCCTCAAGGCGCCGGAAGACGCCGATCTCGTGGCGCTGGCAAAAAACGCAAGTGGTGAAAACGCAACCACCAAAATAAGCTTCTGCACGGAAGGCGGCGTCCTTCAGAAAGCCGGCGTTCCCACCATCATCTGCGGCCCGGGAAGCATCGAACAGGCCCACAAGCCAAACGAATACGTGACGGTGGATCAGCTTCACCGCGCCGAAGCTTTTCTCCGCCGTTTCGTCGGCCTCCTTCAGCCGTAA
- a CDS encoding NAD kinase, whose product MGQTEFQKIALVASEAPAAQEALARLEERYDHVPPEEADVIVALGGDGFMLETLHRYIEPNKSIYGMHRGSIGFLMNGYEEEDLLERLTAAKPIRLRPLRMMAKNLKGIEHEALAINEVSLLRETRQTAKIRVRVDGIVRIEELMCDGILVSTPAGSTAYNLSARGPIIPIDANLLALTPISAFRPRRWHGALLPHTAKIVFEVIEPEKRPVSAVADFTEIRDVAVVHVSEDRKRTPTLLFDPEHNLEERILKEQFLP is encoded by the coding sequence ATGGGCCAGACGGAATTTCAGAAGATTGCCTTGGTTGCCTCGGAAGCGCCGGCCGCACAGGAAGCGCTTGCCCGCCTCGAGGAGCGCTACGATCACGTGCCGCCGGAGGAAGCGGACGTCATCGTCGCATTGGGTGGCGATGGGTTTATGCTGGAAACCCTTCATAGATATATCGAGCCAAACAAATCTATCTATGGCATGCATCGCGGCAGTATCGGCTTCTTGATGAACGGGTATGAAGAAGAAGACCTGCTGGAGCGACTTACCGCCGCGAAACCCATCCGGCTTCGTCCCTTGAGGATGATGGCAAAAAATCTCAAAGGTATCGAACACGAAGCGCTTGCCATCAACGAGGTATCCCTACTGCGGGAAACACGCCAGACGGCAAAGATCCGCGTGCGGGTAGACGGCATCGTCCGTATCGAGGAATTGATGTGCGACGGCATTCTCGTTTCGACACCGGCTGGAAGTACCGCCTACAACCTTTCCGCACGCGGCCCCATCATTCCCATCGACGCCAATCTACTGGCCTTAACCCCCATCAGCGCCTTTCGGCCGCGCCGGTGGCATGGGGCGCTTCTCCCTCATACGGCGAAAATTGTCTTTGAGGTGATTGAACCGGAAAAACGGCCTGTAAGCGCCGTTGCCGATTTCACCGAGATTCGTGATGTTGCGGTCGTGCATGTGAGCGAAGATCGCAAAAGGACGCCAACCCTTCTCTTCGACCCGGAGCATAACCTCGAAGAGCGAATTCTAAAGGAGCAATTTCTCCCCTGA
- a CDS encoding ankyrin repeat domain-containing protein, with the protein MALSALIHLSLLLPFIIVTFPILRFVKTIPIEEADVLRVDVVVFDKIDSAALPVSDFIDLTEEQKIPEFRAPLPDLLEPSTEPDKKETPPKETEAKPKQETAEKLKESARQESEKLAENNLQEKEREKEREKEREKEREKEREKEREKELAETSPETKLKKTEDARTTEDIRKEEKKVTERPETTKRETPFFETVTSEVPSSPKRPTAERKPSKPEDIDIEALELGVGPTGPKPPAPTDEAWKETPAASTAALRKTPADQEKETPVARATEEPAQAALPTSPKAAHTRPGQDMPAKGQLGELLQGMRERNQRLDRALLKAPKSELNERQVQSILRLQDAAEQGYAYAQHGLAEVLMKSSLDGQAPEEAVKWLTQAAQSGYVEAQVLLGYLAANAENKERNFAEALAWWSLAAERGNEAAIYGAERLEKLMRVEEIIKARQLAKKFKHYEAQLAPAPFVSGVEDKREPNEILREASANGDISTVQLMLIRGADPNALDNTGRSALINAAWRGRTKIVRLLLEKGADITVRDNDGMTAANWAAVNGYSEIIQMLAEAGLDMNNRDNDGLTPLMRASWNGHAKAVAALLAAGADPKLRDFSGKSAFDFALREGHKPIQQLLQAGGAP; encoded by the coding sequence ATGGCGCTGTCTGCGCTCATCCATCTGTCATTACTTCTTCCGTTTATTATCGTCACCTTTCCCATTCTGCGTTTCGTGAAAACCATCCCAATAGAAGAAGCCGACGTTTTGAGGGTGGACGTTGTCGTCTTCGACAAGATTGATTCCGCCGCGCTTCCGGTCAGCGATTTCATCGACCTCACGGAAGAGCAAAAAATTCCAGAATTTCGCGCGCCGCTTCCCGACCTGCTTGAGCCAAGCACCGAACCGGACAAGAAGGAAACCCCGCCGAAGGAGACAGAGGCCAAGCCCAAACAAGAGACGGCCGAAAAACTAAAGGAGAGCGCAAGACAAGAATCTGAGAAGCTTGCAGAAAATAACCTGCAAGAAAAGGAGAGGGAAAAGGAGAGGGAAAAGGAGAGGGAAAAGGAGAGGGAAAAGGAGAGGGAAAAGGAGAGGGAAAAGGAACTCGCAGAAACATCCCCGGAAACAAAATTGAAAAAAACGGAAGACGCCAGAACAACGGAAGACATCAGAAAAGAGGAAAAGAAGGTTACGGAGCGTCCGGAGACGACGAAGAGGGAAACCCCTTTCTTCGAAACCGTCACTTCGGAAGTGCCGTCAAGCCCCAAGCGCCCCACAGCAGAACGGAAGCCTTCCAAGCCAGAAGATATTGATATTGAGGCTCTAGAACTGGGCGTAGGGCCCACGGGGCCCAAGCCGCCGGCCCCGACCGACGAAGCGTGGAAGGAAACACCCGCAGCTTCAACGGCAGCCCTGAGGAAAACTCCGGCCGATCAAGAGAAGGAAACGCCCGTTGCCCGGGCGACGGAAGAGCCTGCGCAGGCAGCGCTGCCGACCTCGCCCAAGGCTGCTCATACGCGACCCGGGCAGGACATGCCGGCAAAAGGCCAGCTTGGCGAATTGCTCCAAGGAATGCGCGAACGCAACCAACGCCTCGACCGCGCCCTTCTCAAAGCGCCGAAGAGCGAGCTGAACGAGCGGCAGGTGCAAAGCATCCTTCGCCTGCAAGACGCCGCTGAGCAAGGCTATGCCTATGCCCAGCACGGTCTGGCCGAGGTCCTCATGAAAAGCAGCCTCGACGGGCAAGCGCCGGAGGAAGCCGTGAAGTGGCTGACACAGGCCGCCCAATCCGGCTATGTCGAGGCGCAAGTGTTGCTTGGCTACCTCGCTGCAAACGCCGAAAATAAAGAGAGGAATTTTGCCGAAGCCCTGGCCTGGTGGAGCCTGGCCGCCGAACGCGGCAACGAAGCGGCAATTTACGGAGCAGAAAGGTTAGAAAAGTTGATGCGGGTGGAAGAGATTATCAAGGCGCGCCAGTTAGCCAAGAAGTTTAAGCACTACGAAGCCCAACTGGCCCCCGCCCCTTTTGTCTCCGGCGTTGAGGACAAGCGCGAGCCGAACGAGATCCTACGGGAAGCATCCGCTAACGGCGATATCAGCACGGTCCAACTGATGTTGATCCGTGGGGCGGATCCAAACGCCCTCGACAATACAGGCCGGTCCGCCCTGATAAATGCGGCGTGGCGGGGCCGCACGAAAATCGTCCGGTTGCTGCTCGAGAAAGGGGCCGATATCACCGTCCGCGACAACGATGGGATGACGGCGGCCAATTGGGCCGCCGTCAATGGGTATAGCGAGATAATACAGATGCTGGCAGAAGCGGGCTTAGATATGAACAACCGCGACAACGACGGCCTAACCCCCCTTATGCGGGCATCGTGGAACGGCCATGCAAAGGCGGTGGCAGCCCTGCTGGCGGCGGGCGCTGATCCAAAGCTCCGCGATTTCTCGGGAAAGTCCGCGTTCGACTTCGCGCTTCGGGAAGGGCATAAGCCGATTCAGCAATTGTTGCAGGCCGGCGGCGCGCCTTGA
- a CDS encoding DUF3553 domain-containing protein gives MQHILPGAFVRHPSRPDWGIGQVQSVIKDRITVNFEHAGKVLINAAVVDLADITEETLRPKGNPDGR, from the coding sequence ATGCAACACATACTACCGGGAGCCTTTGTCCGCCACCCAAGCCGGCCGGACTGGGGCATCGGTCAGGTACAATCCGTGATCAAAGATCGAATCACCGTTAATTTTGAGCACGCTGGCAAAGTGCTTATCAATGCTGCGGTCGTCGATCTGGCCGACATAACGGAGGAAACCCTGCGCCCGAAAGGGAACCCGGACGGGAGATAG
- a CDS encoding histidine phosphotransferase family protein yields MDTDIEIHLAELLCSRLCHDLVSPVGAIHNGLELLAQDGSEMEAEVLGLLHRSSDEASRRLRFFRAAFGQGGGAAETLPLGEGRALLEGYLGGGRIHLGWREEVDPLASLANGSVKLLLNMALLASEALPQGGDLIVAVACQADKTILEVAAKGKSVFFKNETVEALRLSLPVEKLNPRNVPAYFLARLLGRFGFTLTIDLHTDAITLKVVHQR; encoded by the coding sequence GTGGACACCGACATCGAAATTCATTTAGCGGAACTTCTCTGCTCTCGCCTTTGCCACGATCTTGTAAGCCCGGTCGGGGCAATCCATAACGGCCTCGAGCTTCTCGCGCAGGACGGTTCCGAGATGGAGGCTGAGGTTCTCGGTCTCCTACACAGAAGTTCAGACGAAGCGTCCCGCCGGTTGCGCTTCTTCCGCGCGGCGTTCGGACAGGGGGGTGGCGCTGCTGAAACGCTTCCACTGGGCGAGGGGCGGGCGCTGCTGGAAGGCTATTTGGGAGGGGGGCGTATCCATCTCGGTTGGCGGGAAGAAGTGGACCCGTTGGCGTCCTTGGCGAATGGTTCCGTGAAGCTGCTCTTGAACATGGCGCTGCTTGCATCCGAAGCGCTTCCGCAAGGTGGTGATCTCATCGTCGCCGTCGCCTGCCAGGCCGACAAAACAATTCTCGAAGTTGCGGCGAAAGGAAAAAGCGTTTTTTTCAAGAATGAAACTGTCGAAGCTCTTCGCCTTTCTCTTCCTGTCGAAAAATTGAATCCGCGTAACGTGCCCGCCTATTTTCTAGCGCGCCTCCTTGGCAGGTTTGGCTTCACCCTCACGATCGATTTGCATACGGACGCCATCACGTTAAAGGTCGTACACCAACGTTAA
- a CDS encoding chemotaxis protein CheW, which produces MDDLLREFLTETAESLSELDADLVELEKNPNDPKLLSGIFRLVHTIKGTCGFLGLPRLERVAHASEDVFGQFREGKLEVTAEAVTLIFESLDMIKELLMTLEGTGAEPEGDDSDLIRRLHAVMEGGGVHPEKALEETTAVLETESDDDGELAKEFAEDTVEDIHDVSQAAVSLAALPPSAAKQPSIATQNIRVNVALLENLMNIVSELVLTRNQLLQMVRGKSDSEFIVPLQRLNHVTSELQEEVMKTRMQPVGNAWSKLPRIVRDLAMELGKKIELEMIGADTELDRQVLELIKDPLTHMVRNSADHGIEVPKEREKAAKPLTGQIILNAYHEGGHIIIEISDDGRGISVEKIKKKALTNGLATQAELDAKTDQQILQYIFQPGFSTAEAVTNISGRGVGLDVVRTNIERINGTIEMRAKEGKGTAFTIKIPLTLAIVSALIVECRGERFAIPQISVLELVRSSAGSEHRIERIHETPVLRLRDRLLPLVMLGDLLNPGVQNASENKEIPSVDKDIHKREGKERFVIITQVGTYKFGIAVDRVFDTEEIVVKPVAPILRDIGMFSGNTILGDGSVVMILDPNGIASAAGDSRIGDAPEAENNAAVETIRNEERMSLLLFRAGGEEPKAVPLELVARLEEIGCDKIEYSNGMPMVQYREQLMLLVPLSGMLENERSGHRPVLVFSDRNRTIGLVVDEILDIVESHLKIEHVGTHKGTLGSAIIAGKATDILDVAYYLTQACGNWFASGEDASYDNTATPRRLLLVDDSPFFRNLLMPLLSVSGYQVTSVASADEALRLRETGAAFDAILSDIEMPGMNGFEFAKAVQNDGLWQNTPLVALSSHTSQRDVERGKAAGFSNYVAKSDRDTLLHTLAQTLDTTRGAA; this is translated from the coding sequence ATGGATGACCTACTCAGAGAATTTTTAACGGAAACGGCAGAGAGCCTTTCCGAGTTGGACGCCGATCTTGTTGAGCTTGAAAAGAATCCGAACGATCCAAAACTTCTGAGCGGTATTTTTCGTCTCGTTCACACGATCAAGGGAACATGCGGCTTCTTGGGACTTCCCAGACTCGAGCGGGTTGCTCATGCTTCCGAAGACGTATTTGGGCAATTTCGGGAAGGTAAATTGGAAGTCACGGCGGAAGCCGTAACCCTAATCTTTGAATCCCTGGATATGATCAAAGAGCTGCTGATGACTCTCGAAGGAACGGGGGCCGAACCGGAGGGCGACGATTCGGATCTAATCCGTCGTCTCCATGCCGTGATGGAAGGCGGCGGGGTGCATCCCGAGAAGGCGCTCGAAGAAACCACAGCCGTATTAGAGACGGAATCTGATGACGATGGCGAACTGGCTAAAGAGTTTGCGGAGGATACCGTAGAGGATATCCATGACGTCTCTCAAGCAGCCGTCTCGCTGGCTGCGCTGCCGCCGAGCGCAGCAAAGCAACCAAGTATTGCCACCCAAAACATTCGGGTCAACGTAGCCCTGCTTGAAAATCTCATGAACATCGTAAGCGAGCTGGTTCTGACGCGTAACCAATTGCTCCAGATGGTGCGGGGAAAAAGCGACAGTGAATTCATCGTGCCTCTTCAGCGGCTCAACCACGTTACGAGCGAACTGCAGGAAGAAGTGATGAAGACCAGGATGCAGCCGGTCGGCAACGCCTGGTCGAAACTTCCAAGAATCGTCCGCGATCTGGCCATGGAACTTGGTAAAAAAATCGAACTCGAGATGATCGGGGCGGATACCGAGCTCGACCGTCAGGTTCTTGAACTCATCAAGGATCCTCTGACGCATATGGTGCGGAACTCGGCCGATCACGGTATTGAAGTTCCAAAGGAACGGGAAAAAGCCGCCAAGCCCCTAACGGGCCAGATCATCCTGAACGCCTACCACGAGGGTGGTCACATTATCATTGAGATTTCCGATGATGGCCGCGGCATTTCGGTCGAGAAGATAAAGAAGAAGGCGTTGACCAATGGTCTGGCGACTCAGGCCGAGCTGGATGCGAAGACCGATCAGCAGATTTTACAATATATCTTCCAGCCTGGCTTCTCGACCGCAGAGGCCGTCACGAACATATCGGGCCGCGGGGTCGGCCTCGACGTCGTCCGCACGAATATTGAACGAATCAACGGCACGATCGAGATGCGAGCGAAAGAAGGCAAGGGCACGGCCTTCACCATTAAGATTCCTCTGACGCTTGCAATTGTTTCGGCGTTGATCGTGGAATGCCGCGGCGAGCGTTTTGCGATTCCCCAGATCAGCGTGCTTGAGCTTGTGCGTTCCTCTGCCGGGTCCGAGCATCGAATCGAGCGGATTCACGAAACGCCAGTTTTGCGTCTTCGGGATCGCCTGCTGCCTCTCGTCATGCTCGGAGATTTGCTGAATCCGGGTGTCCAGAACGCATCGGAAAACAAGGAAATTCCCTCTGTTGATAAGGACATCCATAAACGAGAAGGCAAGGAACGCTTTGTCATCATTACCCAGGTTGGTACCTACAAATTCGGGATTGCCGTTGATAGGGTCTTCGATACGGAAGAAATCGTGGTCAAGCCGGTGGCGCCAATTCTCCGCGATATCGGCATGTTTTCCGGCAACACAATTCTTGGAGACGGCAGCGTTGTAATGATCCTGGATCCGAACGGGATTGCTTCCGCCGCGGGCGATTCGCGGATCGGAGACGCACCGGAAGCCGAAAACAATGCGGCGGTGGAGACGATCCGGAACGAAGAACGTATGTCGCTGCTTTTGTTCCGGGCCGGCGGAGAAGAACCGAAAGCGGTTCCGTTAGAGCTGGTTGCGCGGCTGGAAGAGATCGGCTGTGACAAGATTGAATATTCGAACGGCATGCCAATGGTCCAGTACCGAGAGCAGCTCATGCTGCTCGTCCCGCTAAGCGGGATGCTTGAGAACGAACGGTCCGGTCATCGGCCAGTTCTCGTTTTTTCCGACCGTAACCGTACGATTGGACTGGTCGTGGATGAGATACTAGATATTGTCGAAAGTCACCTCAAAATCGAGCATGTCGGCACCCATAAGGGCACGCTCGGTAGCGCCATCATCGCTGGCAAGGCAACGGATATTCTTGATGTCGCCTATTATCTTACGCAGGCTTGTGGAAACTGGTTCGCGAGCGGGGAGGATGCATCTTACGACAACACCGCCACGCCTCGTCGTCTTCTGCTCGTGGACGACAGCCCATTTTTCCGCAATCTATTGATGCCGTTGCTTTCTGTATCTGGCTATCAGGTTACGTCCGTCGCAAGCGCGGATGAGGCCCTTCGCCTGCGGGAAACCGGTGCGGCCTTCGATGCCATTCTAAGCGACATAGAAATGCCGGGCATGAACGGGTTCGAGTTTGCGAAAGCTGTGCAGAACGATGGTCTTTGGCAGAATACGCCGCTGGTGGCGCTGTCGTCTCACACCTCTCAGCGCGACGTGGAACGCGGAAAAGCGGCCGGCTTTTCCAATTACGTGGCAAAATCCGATCGCGATACCTTGCTGCATACACTGGCTCAAACCCTAGACACGACACGAGGCGCGGCATGA
- a CDS encoding chemotaxis protein CheW codes for MTEPKQILNVSDEFDRTRERREFVTMLVDDQMFGIPVLDVQDVLGPQKLTWVPLASKEVAGVLNLRGRIVTAIDVRKRLGLPASKEKQSGMSIVVARGEELYSLVVDSVGEVLNLPPDAHERPPATLDPLWSEISSGVYRLDKTLLIVLDVSRLLDFATPKAA; via the coding sequence ATGACGGAGCCAAAACAAATTTTAAACGTCTCCGATGAATTTGATCGGACCCGCGAGCGACGGGAATTCGTCACGATGCTTGTCGACGATCAAATGTTCGGTATTCCGGTTTTGGATGTTCAAGACGTACTGGGGCCGCAGAAATTGACGTGGGTGCCGCTTGCCTCGAAGGAAGTCGCGGGCGTACTAAATTTGCGCGGGCGTATCGTTACAGCGATCGACGTGCGAAAGCGGCTTGGCCTCCCGGCGTCGAAGGAAAAACAAAGCGGCATGAGCATCGTTGTCGCCCGTGGTGAGGAACTCTATAGCCTGGTCGTCGATTCCGTAGGCGAGGTCCTAAATTTGCCGCCCGATGCCCATGAACGCCCGCCGGCCACTCTCGATCCCCTGTGGAGCGAGATTTCTTCTGGTGTCTATCGTCTGGATAAGACGCTCCTCATCGTTCTGGACGTGAGCCGGCTTCTTGATTTTGCCACCCCAAAGGCAGCTTAA